TCGTCGAGAACTTCAGCGACATACCCCACTTCACGCGGGAAGTCCTGGGGAGTAGCAGCTGAATCTGGGGCAGAAGCGCCCTTTTCAAGACGAAAGGAGACAGGATTGAGCGACAAGACTTGGGACACCAAGATAACCGATATCGCACCCAACCGGATACTGCTGAGAGGGTATCCGATAGATAACCTTATGGGTAGGGTCTCATATCCCGAGGCATTCTTCCTTACGATTATGGGAGAGCTCCCCAAGCCCTCTTACGCCAGGGTCTTGGATGCGATCCTCGTCTCGTCTGTTGATCATGGTGTTACCCCCCCCTCGGCGAGCGCCGCCATGACGGTCGCCTCGACCGGCAACCCTCTCAACGCTGCTATCGCGGCGGGGGTGCTTGCTATCTCGAGGTTCCATGGGGGTGCGATCGAGGGCTGTATGAACCTGCTGATCGACGCGGTCTCGCGAATGCGGGCGGCGGGGGCTAGCCTCGAGGAGACGGCGGGCGACATTGTCAGGGAATACAGGGACGCGGGAAGGCGCCTTCCCGGGTTCGGGCACCGATACCACACAGATGATCCCCGGACGAGACGGCTGTTCGAGATCGCTAAACAAGAGGGCGTGTCGGGGCAACACCTCGACATGGTGGTTGCTATCGAGCGGGCGTTGCACGAGGCGTCCGGGAAGCGCCTTGCGATCAACGTGGATGGTGCCATAGCTGCCGTTCTTTGTGAGATGGGCGTCAATCCCGCGCTCGCAAACGCCTTCTTCATCACCTCGAGACTCCCCGGCCTTGTGGCCCATATCTATGAGGAGATCACCACACAAAAGCCCATGCGCCACATTGTCCCGGACCAGGCCCGCTACACCGGCCCCGGGCAGCGGCGCATCGAGGACCCGTTATAGGCTCGCGGTAGGGGCTAATTGGGTTGGCCCGTTGTAAGTGGTGGGTTACGTAGGTTGGCCTCCTGTCATCGGCGGGAATGGTTCTGGACGCGCGGGTGCGC
This DNA window, taken from bacterium, encodes the following:
- a CDS encoding citryl-CoA lyase, which codes for MSDKTWDTKITDIAPNRILLRGYPIDNLMGRVSYPEAFFLTIMGELPKPSYARVLDAILVSSVDHGVTPPSASAAMTVASTGNPLNAAIAAGVLAISRFHGGAIEGCMNLLIDAVSRMRAAGASLEETAGDIVREYRDAGRRLPGFGHRYHTDDPRTRRLFEIAKQEGVSGQHLDMVVAIERALHEASGKRLAINVDGAIAAVLCEMGVNPALANAFFITSRLPGLVAHIYEEITTQKPMRHIVPDQARYTGPGQRRIEDPL